The Rhodocytophaga rosea genome has a segment encoding these proteins:
- a CDS encoding Re/Si-specific NAD(P)(+) transhydrogenase subunit alpha gives MKIAVPKETKPYEKRVALTPDIVKSLLKAGWTCIIEEGAGVSSNYPDETYRQAGASIASSKAQVYSEADVLLKVNAPSAEEVQLLKPGAIVISFLYAYTIPELVHVLQEKQISAFSMDAVPRISRAQKMDALSSQANLGGYKAVLLGANHLAKIFPLMMTAAGTITPAKVLIFGAGVAGLQAVATAKRLGAVVEVTDVRPETKEQVESLGGRFLEVKSDEGVKTEGGYAREVSAEYLQKQKELVAKHVADADIVITTALVMGKKAPILITEDMVKTMKPGAVIVDMAVESGGNCAISELNNTVVKHGVTIIGESNLPAHLAMNASDLYARNISTLLLHLANKDGFKWEMEEEITKGSLITHKGELVHGFTKEILSKK, from the coding sequence TTGAAAATAGCTGTTCCGAAAGAAACCAAACCTTACGAAAAAAGAGTAGCCCTCACACCGGATATTGTAAAATCATTGCTGAAAGCCGGATGGACTTGTATCATCGAAGAAGGCGCGGGTGTTTCTTCTAATTATCCGGATGAAACATACCGCCAGGCTGGTGCAAGTATTGCTTCCTCCAAAGCCCAGGTATACAGTGAAGCCGATGTATTGCTGAAAGTAAATGCGCCTTCGGCAGAAGAAGTCCAACTTCTGAAACCCGGAGCTATAGTGATCTCTTTTTTATACGCCTACACCATTCCGGAACTGGTACATGTACTTCAGGAAAAACAGATTTCTGCATTTTCTATGGATGCTGTTCCCAGAATTTCCAGGGCGCAGAAAATGGATGCACTCAGTTCTCAGGCAAACTTAGGCGGATATAAAGCAGTATTGCTGGGTGCCAATCACCTGGCCAAAATCTTCCCGCTGATGATGACAGCGGCCGGTACCATTACCCCAGCGAAAGTACTTATATTTGGTGCAGGCGTAGCTGGTTTACAGGCTGTTGCTACAGCCAAACGTTTGGGAGCAGTAGTAGAAGTAACGGATGTTCGCCCGGAAACGAAGGAACAGGTAGAATCTCTGGGCGGCCGGTTCCTGGAAGTAAAATCAGATGAAGGCGTAAAAACGGAGGGTGGATATGCCAGAGAAGTATCTGCGGAATATTTGCAAAAACAGAAGGAACTGGTTGCTAAACACGTGGCGGATGCGGATATTGTCATTACCACAGCTCTCGTAATGGGTAAAAAAGCGCCTATTCTGATAACTGAAGACATGGTAAAGACTATGAAACCAGGGGCTGTGATTGTAGATATGGCCGTTGAATCTGGTGGAAATTGCGCCATCAGCGAACTTAATAATACGGTGGTAAAACATGGTGTAACTATTATTGGAGAATCTAATCTGCCGGCTCACCTGGCGATGAATGCGAGTGATTTGTATGCCAGAAATATCAGTACCTTGCTGTTGCATCTGGCAAATAAGGACGGCTTTAAATGGGAGATGGAAGAAGAAATAACCAAAGGCAGTTTGATCACCCACAAAGGCGAACTCGTACATGGATTCACCAAAGAAATTCTGAGTAAGAAATAA
- a CDS encoding NAD(P) transhydrogenase subunit alpha: protein MSVENLIILLYILVLSSYVGFELIAKVPPTLHTPLMSGANAISGITIVGAIICSNELGYTTVSKILGMLALILATINVVGGYVVTDRMLQMFKKKK, encoded by the coding sequence ATGTCGGTAGAAAACTTAATTATCCTTTTATACATTCTGGTATTGTCCAGTTATGTAGGCTTTGAACTCATTGCCAAAGTGCCTCCTACCTTGCATACACCCCTCATGTCTGGGGCAAATGCGATTTCCGGAATTACGATTGTGGGGGCCATTATTTGTTCAAATGAACTGGGATATACTACGGTGAGTAAAATCCTGGGAATGCTGGCGCTCATTCTGGCAACCATCAATGTAGTGGGCGGATATGTAGTTACCGACCGGATGTTACAGATGTTTAAGAAGAAAAAGTAA
- a CDS encoding trypsin-like peptidase domain-containing protein has translation MKQTLKVLVLSFIAGISGAYTFEQFQPDEPKPGVQNQLPLQQASNRETYTNALAVTPDFVAASALSTPSVVYIKTASTAYAQQDFFDFFFGGGGTREQKVISSGSGVIFTSDGYIVTNNHVIENATTIEVIHSKRSYVAKLVGTDPSTDLAILKIEGKNLPNAKLGRSKDVQVGEWVLAVGNPFNLESTVTAGIVSAKGRNINILSSQFPIESFIQTDAAINPGNSGGALVNAKGELIGINTAILSRTGSYTGYGFAVPVDIVVKSVNDIIKYGEVQKAFMGAEVTDITSETFKQYNLSDYSGTVVTYVEKGGAAEKLGIRKGDVLVKINTEDINSKSAFDEQLSYYRPGDKVKVTFRQAGKIREGEALLTNREGTTEVLKRETFSIEGLGADLETVSKVERDKLGIENGVRVSNIRSGLMGRLGMEEGFIITAINKRPVTSAKEVVDVLGSMRGRVIVEGIDRRGRGSYYQFSM, from the coding sequence ATGAAGCAAACCTTAAAAGTACTCGTACTTAGTTTTATTGCAGGTATTTCGGGTGCCTATACATTTGAGCAATTCCAGCCTGATGAACCCAAGCCGGGTGTTCAAAACCAATTACCCTTACAGCAAGCCAGTAATAGAGAAACGTATACCAACGCGCTTGCTGTAACGCCGGATTTTGTGGCAGCCTCTGCACTCAGTACACCAAGTGTAGTATATATTAAAACTGCTTCTACGGCCTATGCCCAACAGGATTTTTTTGATTTTTTCTTTGGAGGTGGGGGCACCCGTGAGCAAAAAGTGATCAGTTCCGGTTCGGGGGTTATTTTTACCAGCGATGGCTATATTGTAACGAATAACCACGTAATTGAAAATGCGACTACGATTGAAGTAATTCATAGCAAACGTTCGTATGTGGCCAAACTCGTCGGAACAGATCCATCTACTGATCTGGCGATTCTGAAAATAGAAGGCAAAAACCTTCCCAATGCCAAATTAGGCCGTTCCAAAGATGTGCAGGTAGGAGAGTGGGTACTGGCCGTGGGTAATCCTTTTAACCTGGAATCAACTGTAACAGCCGGGATTGTAAGTGCCAAAGGCCGGAATATCAATATTCTCAGCAGCCAGTTTCCCATCGAATCCTTTATTCAGACCGATGCTGCCATTAATCCTGGGAATAGCGGTGGAGCGTTGGTAAATGCCAAGGGTGAACTGATCGGGATCAATACAGCTATTTTGTCCAGAACAGGTTCGTATACCGGATATGGATTTGCTGTTCCGGTGGATATTGTGGTGAAGTCAGTAAATGATATTATTAAATATGGGGAAGTTCAAAAAGCTTTCATGGGCGCTGAAGTAACTGATATTACCTCAGAAACTTTCAAGCAATACAACCTGTCGGATTACTCTGGTACGGTGGTTACTTATGTGGAGAAAGGCGGAGCGGCTGAAAAACTGGGCATTCGTAAAGGAGATGTGCTTGTAAAAATCAATACGGAGGATATCAACAGCAAAAGTGCATTTGATGAACAACTCAGTTATTACCGGCCTGGTGATAAAGTGAAAGTCACCTTCCGGCAAGCAGGAAAAATAAGAGAAGGAGAGGCGCTGCTGACTAACCGGGAAGGAACCACGGAAGTGCTCAAACGGGAAACTTTCTCTATAGAGGGCCTGGGAGCAGATCTGGAAACAGTTTCCAAAGTAGAACGGGATAAGTTAGGTATTGAGAATGGCGTACGGGTTTCCAATATCCGCAGTGGCCTGATGGGCCGCTTAGGTATGGAAGAAGGATTTATTATTACCGCTATTAATAAACGTCCGGTGACTTCAGCCAAAGAAGTAGTAGATGTATTAGGCAGTATGCGGGGCAGGGTAATTGTGGAAGGAATCGACAGAAGGGGAAGGGGCAGCTATTATCAGTTCTCGATGTAG
- the uvrA gene encoding excinuclease ABC subunit UvrA: protein MERAKEAVMPPQTIDELDPKEYIIIKGAKVNNLKNLSVAIPRNKMVVITGLSGSGKSSLAFDTLFAEGQRMYVESLSSYARQFLGRMEKPEVEYIKGVSPAIAIEQKVSTRNPRSTVGTSTEIYDYLKLLFARIGITYSPVSGQVVRRDTVTDVVDYVYTFEEGQRFMITAPLRHDKSRTLNDELKVLLQKGFTRLSVDGNLLFIEETLEKGTKGIKPANIHILIDRSTVNHEDEDNRFRLSDSVQTAFYEGEGVCIVEMLGKETRTFSDKFELDGVTFEEPSINLFSFNNPYGACRRCEGFGKVLGIDEDLVIPDKNLSVYEGAIAPWRSEKMNEWQVPLVKNGIRFDFPIHRPYQDLTEKEKQLLWTGNEYFDGLDAFFRYIESKTHKIQYRVMLSRYRGRTTCPECKGSRLRKDAAYVKVGGKSITDLVLMPVTKTSQFFEELELAPYQQKVAGRILVEIRNRLSYLDKVGLGYLTLNRLTSTLSGGEYQRIKLSTSLGSALVGSMYILDEPSIGLHPRDTQKLISVLEMLRDLGNTVIVVEHEEEVMRMANQIIDIGPDAGSHGGELVFQGNLDEIREADTHTSRFLNGTDQITVPRIKRRWTDYVEVKGGREHNLKNINVKFPLGVLTVVTGVSGSGKSTLIKKVLYPALSKIYGNYSDESAKFDKIDGSLSLLTSVEFIDQNPIGKSSRSNPVTYIKAYDLIRNLMADQALAKARSYKPSHFSFNVDGGRCEVCQGEGEVKIEMQFMADIYLKCESCGGKRFKGEILEVKYKDKDIADILEMTIDDSITFFADKNKLLEKLYPLQEVGLGYVRLGQSSNTLSGGEAQRVKLASFLGKGNPNQGSTLFIFDEPTTGLHFHDIKKLLHAINALVEQGDSVIIIEHNMDVIKCADWIIDLGPEGGENGGYVTFAGLPEDLIKLNDNHTARFLREKL, encoded by the coding sequence ATGGAAAGAGCAAAAGAGGCGGTTATGCCGCCGCAAACCATCGATGAACTGGACCCAAAAGAATACATTATTATCAAGGGTGCCAAGGTAAATAACCTCAAAAATTTAAGTGTTGCCATTCCCCGCAATAAAATGGTCGTGATCACCGGACTCTCTGGTTCCGGTAAATCTTCTCTGGCTTTTGATACCCTATTTGCCGAAGGACAGCGGATGTATGTAGAAAGCCTGAGTTCATATGCCAGGCAGTTTTTGGGACGTATGGAAAAACCAGAAGTTGAATATATTAAGGGTGTTTCTCCGGCCATTGCGATCGAACAAAAAGTAAGTACCCGCAATCCCCGGTCTACCGTAGGCACCAGTACCGAAATATATGATTACCTGAAATTATTATTTGCCCGCATAGGCATTACGTATTCTCCGGTTTCCGGACAGGTCGTGCGCCGGGATACAGTAACAGATGTGGTAGATTATGTGTACACCTTCGAGGAAGGGCAGCGCTTTATGATCACCGCCCCGCTCCGGCACGATAAAAGCCGTACGCTGAATGATGAATTAAAAGTATTGCTTCAAAAAGGCTTTACCCGGCTTTCTGTCGATGGCAACCTGCTTTTTATTGAAGAAACCCTGGAGAAAGGTACCAAAGGCATAAAGCCAGCTAACATTCATATTCTCATTGACCGCAGCACCGTAAACCACGAAGATGAGGATAACCGTTTTAGATTATCAGATTCAGTACAAACCGCTTTTTATGAAGGAGAGGGCGTATGTATCGTGGAAATGCTGGGTAAAGAAACCCGTACGTTTTCAGATAAATTTGAACTGGATGGAGTCACTTTTGAAGAACCCAGTATCAATCTATTTAGTTTTAATAATCCCTATGGTGCCTGCCGCCGCTGCGAAGGATTTGGCAAAGTACTGGGTATTGATGAAGATTTAGTGATTCCGGATAAAAATTTATCAGTATATGAAGGAGCCATCGCTCCCTGGCGCAGTGAGAAAATGAATGAATGGCAGGTGCCCCTGGTAAAAAATGGCATCCGTTTCGACTTTCCTATTCACCGGCCTTACCAGGATCTGACAGAAAAGGAAAAGCAATTGCTCTGGACCGGAAATGAATATTTTGATGGCCTGGATGCTTTTTTCAGATATATCGAATCCAAAACTCATAAAATTCAATATCGGGTGATGCTTTCCCGCTACCGGGGACGTACTACTTGTCCGGAATGTAAGGGAAGTCGCCTGCGTAAAGATGCAGCCTATGTAAAAGTGGGGGGCAAATCTATCACTGATCTGGTGCTGATGCCTGTTACCAAAACATCCCAGTTTTTTGAAGAACTCGAACTGGCACCGTATCAGCAGAAAGTAGCCGGACGAATTCTGGTAGAAATCAGAAACCGCTTGTCTTACCTGGATAAAGTAGGATTGGGTTATTTGACACTGAACCGCTTAACTTCTACCCTTTCCGGCGGAGAATACCAGCGGATCAAATTATCTACATCTTTGGGCAGCGCACTGGTGGGTTCGATGTACATTCTGGATGAGCCCAGCATTGGCTTGCATCCACGCGATACGCAGAAACTCATTAGTGTGTTGGAAATGCTGCGGGATTTAGGAAATACGGTAATTGTGGTAGAACATGAAGAAGAAGTAATGCGGATGGCAAACCAGATCATTGATATTGGCCCGGATGCTGGTTCACATGGAGGTGAATTGGTGTTCCAGGGAAATCTGGATGAGATCAGAGAGGCAGATACACATACCAGCCGTTTCCTAAATGGTACAGACCAGATTACTGTGCCCAGAATTAAGCGCAGATGGACAGATTATGTGGAAGTGAAAGGCGGCAGAGAACACAATCTGAAAAACATCAATGTCAAATTTCCATTGGGTGTGCTTACCGTGGTAACCGGCGTGAGTGGTTCTGGTAAATCTACACTCATTAAAAAAGTATTATATCCGGCCTTGAGCAAAATTTATGGCAATTACAGCGATGAGTCTGCCAAGTTCGATAAAATAGATGGAAGCCTAAGTTTACTTACTTCGGTGGAGTTTATTGACCAGAATCCGATTGGAAAATCTTCCCGTTCCAATCCGGTAACGTATATCAAAGCCTATGACCTGATCCGAAACCTGATGGCAGATCAAGCATTGGCTAAAGCCAGGTCGTATAAACCGTCTCATTTCTCCTTTAATGTGGATGGAGGCCGCTGTGAAGTTTGCCAGGGAGAAGGCGAAGTAAAGATAGAAATGCAGTTTATGGCTGATATTTATCTTAAATGTGAAAGCTGTGGTGGAAAACGGTTTAAAGGCGAAATTCTGGAAGTGAAGTATAAGGATAAAGACATTGCCGACATTCTGGAAATGACCATCGACGATAGCATTACCTTCTTCGCTGACAAAAATAAACTACTGGAAAAATTGTATCCTTTGCAGGAAGTGGGTTTAGGATATGTACGACTGGGACAATCTTCTAATACGCTTAGTGGTGGAGAAGCTCAACGGGTAAAACTGGCTTCTTTCCTGGGAAAAGGCAATCCGAATCAAGGGAGTACTTTATTCATTTTTGATGAGCCTACCACCGGCTTGCATTTTCATGATATCAAAAAGCTGTTACATGCGATTAATGCTTTAGTAGAACAGGGAGACTCAGTGATTATTATTGAACACAATATGGATGTGATCAAGTGCGCCGACTGGATCATTGACTTAGGTCCGGAAGGAGGAGAAAACGGAGGTTATGTAACGTTTGCCGGTTTACCTGAAGATTTGATAAAACTAAATGATAACCATACCGCCAGATTCCTGCGGGAAAAGTTGTAG
- a CDS encoding RNA polymerase sigma factor translates to MEKSVISDGALVSLYRNGNEKAFELLVRRHKSKVYTTIYLIVKDSYIAEDLLQDTFVKAIHTIKTDRYNEEGKFLPWIIRIAHNLAIDYFRKEKRYPTVILEDGSNVFNTLNFAEDSAESVQIRMETHERLKDMIQKLPEQQKEVLMMRHYADMSFQEIAEATGVSINTALGRMRYALINLRKQMTKYNINYDQNLYPK, encoded by the coding sequence ATGGAAAAAAGTGTAATAAGTGATGGCGCTTTGGTATCACTTTATAGAAACGGAAACGAAAAAGCTTTTGAATTACTGGTAAGAAGACATAAGTCGAAGGTATACACCACTATTTATCTGATTGTTAAGGATTCTTATATTGCTGAGGATTTATTGCAGGATACCTTTGTAAAAGCAATTCATACCATAAAAACAGATAGGTATAACGAAGAAGGAAAATTTTTACCCTGGATTATACGTATTGCACATAACCTGGCCATAGACTATTTCCGTAAGGAGAAACGTTATCCTACGGTAATACTGGAAGATGGCAGCAATGTGTTTAATACACTCAACTTTGCAGAAGATTCTGCCGAGTCTGTACAGATCAGGATGGAGACGCACGAGCGGCTGAAGGACATGATACAAAAACTGCCGGAGCAGCAGAAGGAAGTGCTTATGATGCGGCATTATGCAGACATGAGTTTCCAGGAAATAGCTGAAGCAACAGGGGTAAGTATCAACACAGCGTTGGGTAGAATGCGGTACGCGTTGATCAACTTGCGGAAGCAAATGACTAAATATAATATAAACTATGATCAAAACCTTTACCCAAAATGA
- the nth gene encoding endonuclease III has protein sequence MQKEERFRHFIEYFTKNYEEPQTELSFNSPYELLVAVILSAQCTDKRVNMITPPLFDRFPTVHDLSKSHFDEVYSYIRSVSYPNNKTKHLLGMAQMLVNDFNGEVPATVEELQKLPGVGRKTAHVIASIVWNQPVMAVDTHVFRVSKRLGLADENANTPLAVELQLTPHIPEEYIAKAHHWLILHGRYICVARKPKCEICQLTHFCKYYEQNVAGNAISTNA, from the coding sequence ATGCAGAAGGAAGAGCGGTTCAGACACTTTATAGAATATTTTACTAAGAACTACGAAGAGCCTCAGACAGAACTATCTTTTAACAGCCCTTATGAGTTGCTGGTGGCTGTAATTTTGAGTGCCCAGTGTACAGATAAACGGGTCAATATGATTACGCCTCCATTATTTGATCGCTTCCCAACCGTACATGACCTTTCAAAAAGTCATTTTGATGAAGTATATTCTTATATCCGCAGTGTCTCGTATCCAAATAATAAAACCAAACATTTACTGGGAATGGCACAGATGCTGGTCAATGACTTTAATGGAGAAGTGCCAGCTACGGTGGAAGAGTTGCAGAAACTGCCAGGAGTAGGACGCAAAACCGCCCATGTAATTGCTTCTATTGTATGGAACCAGCCGGTGATGGCCGTAGATACCCATGTGTTCAGGGTTTCAAAACGATTGGGTTTAGCTGATGAAAATGCCAATACTCCTCTGGCAGTAGAATTACAACTGACGCCACATATTCCGGAAGAGTATATTGCCAAAGCACATCACTGGCTTATTTTGCATGGCCGGTACATATGTGTAGCCCGCAAACCCAAATGTGAGATCTGCCAGCTTACCCATTTTTGTAAATATTACGAGCAGAATGTAGCTGGTAACGCTATTTCAACAAATGCTTGA
- a CDS encoding HupE/UreJ family protein: MKIQAFKYHFIAAIFLLLASVSPVLAHTAPADIPDLSGTEAAWLYLKLGFTHILPLGYDHVLFVLGLFFLSPKLKTVFWQATAFTVAHSITLGLAMYHIIEPPAYLIEPIIALSIAFVALENLVTDQLKWWRTAIVFGFGLIHGCGFAGVLSELGMPSNHFITALLTFNVGVELGQFTVIAIAYLLVGRWFSNKAWYRKRIVYPASLFIAITAFYWTIERIFFS; the protein is encoded by the coding sequence ATGAAGATTCAAGCTTTCAAATATCATTTTATAGCAGCCATATTCCTGCTGTTAGCCAGTGTATCTCCAGTACTGGCACATACGGCTCCGGCAGATATACCTGATCTTTCCGGAACGGAAGCAGCTTGGTTATACCTGAAACTAGGATTTACACATATTCTGCCATTAGGCTACGACCATGTGTTATTTGTACTGGGCTTATTCTTCCTGAGTCCGAAATTAAAAACAGTATTCTGGCAAGCTACTGCTTTTACAGTGGCACACTCTATTACCCTAGGGCTGGCGATGTACCACATTATTGAACCTCCGGCTTATCTGATAGAACCGATTATTGCCCTATCTATCGCTTTTGTAGCCCTGGAAAACCTGGTAACTGATCAGTTAAAATGGTGGCGGACTGCTATTGTATTTGGTTTTGGCCTCATCCACGGCTGTGGCTTCGCAGGTGTATTGAGCGAACTAGGAATGCCTTCCAATCATTTCATCACTGCGTTGCTCACATTTAATGTAGGCGTAGAATTGGGTCAGTTTACAGTGATTGCCATTGCCTATCTGCTCGTAGGCCGGTGGTTCAGCAATAAAGCCTGGTACCGGAAAAGAATTGTATATCCGGCCTCGTTGTTTATTGCTATTACCGCTTTCTACTGGACGATTGAACGTATATTTTTTAGTTAA
- a CDS encoding tetratricopeptide repeat protein: protein MLRKYFYPAFLSLFVLLVGLIVIFGKKKPDMPELKNRNAIISSTSEWLNTKEAIEGLLITLRKDPGNNAARLNLALAYIQEARITGDHTYYDNAALDLLEEVLKKEPENVDALCGKASVYLSAHQFAEAIPVAQKAIKLDSHKAFSYGLLVDAYVELGEYEKAVETTDKMVSVRPDIRSYSRVSYLREIHGEYAGAIEAMDMAVKAGMPGLEQTAWARVNLGQLYEHTGKLAEAENQYLMALEERPNYAYALAGLGRVEKAKGNYKQALQHLEKAGQSINELSFISEMAEVYSLSRQTEKATAANNKVIEAIKNTHVSGGKLQHFADLELAEAYVQNGEYDLARKHALAEHKRRPKNIDVNHLIAWVAYKKGNYKEAGQYMETALRTHSQNPTLVYRAGLIQLKSGNKEKGIALMQQALSTNPFLSPDLKAEGQNYLAIK, encoded by the coding sequence ATGCTACGCAAATATTTTTACCCGGCTTTCCTTTCGTTGTTCGTCCTGCTGGTAGGTTTAATTGTGATTTTCGGGAAGAAAAAACCAGACATGCCAGAGCTTAAAAACAGAAATGCCATTATTTCTTCCACCAGTGAATGGCTCAATACCAAAGAAGCCATAGAAGGTTTGCTTATCACCTTACGCAAAGATCCGGGAAATAATGCGGCCCGCCTCAATTTAGCACTTGCCTATATCCAGGAAGCCAGAATTACCGGCGACCATACTTACTATGACAATGCGGCTTTAGATTTACTGGAAGAAGTACTAAAAAAAGAGCCTGAAAATGTAGATGCACTGTGTGGAAAGGCCAGTGTATACTTATCTGCACATCAGTTTGCAGAAGCTATACCAGTTGCTCAGAAGGCCATAAAACTCGATTCCCACAAAGCTTTTTCGTATGGTCTACTGGTAGATGCGTATGTGGAACTGGGAGAGTATGAAAAAGCAGTTGAAACTACTGATAAAATGGTATCCGTCCGCCCGGATATACGCTCGTATTCCAGGGTTTCTTACTTACGGGAAATTCATGGAGAGTATGCCGGCGCTATTGAAGCAATGGATATGGCGGTAAAAGCCGGAATGCCAGGACTGGAACAAACCGCATGGGCGAGAGTGAACTTAGGTCAGTTGTATGAACATACCGGAAAACTTGCCGAAGCTGAAAATCAGTATCTCATGGCTTTAGAAGAACGTCCGAATTATGCCTATGCCCTGGCTGGATTAGGAAGAGTAGAAAAAGCAAAAGGCAATTATAAACAAGCCCTACAACACCTCGAAAAAGCCGGGCAATCTATCAATGAACTTTCCTTTATCAGCGAAATGGCAGAAGTATATTCATTAAGCCGGCAAACTGAAAAAGCAACGGCTGCCAACAATAAAGTAATTGAAGCGATAAAAAATACCCACGTATCCGGTGGCAAACTCCAGCATTTTGCAGATCTGGAACTGGCAGAAGCCTATGTGCAAAATGGGGAATATGATCTGGCACGTAAACATGCTTTAGCTGAACATAAACGCCGCCCTAAAAATATCGATGTAAACCATTTGATTGCCTGGGTAGCATACAAAAAAGGAAATTATAAGGAAGCTGGCCAATATATGGAAACAGCCTTACGTACCCATTCGCAAAACCCCACTCTGGTATACCGGGCAGGATTAATTCAATTAAAATCCGGCAACAAAGAGAAAGGAATAGCATTGATGCAGCAGGCCCTATCTACGAATCCATTCTTATCACCGGACTTGAAAGCAGAAGGGCAAAATTACCTGGCGATAAAATAA